The segment TGACGTTAATAAGCCTTAAAGAAAGAGAGATCAAACAATCTGTGATTCATAAGGAAGAAGACATacctttgagtgtgtgtgtgtgtgtgtgtgttgattttgtACCAGTGTGTACGGCCGTCTCCAGATGTCAAAGAGAGGAATCTTATCCGAGTGAGGCTGGACGGGGAGAaagccaaatgaaaaaacaaagccTTACTTGTGGAACTTGAGGGTGAAGTTCATGTAGCTGGCGAGCGGAGCTTGAGGGACCGTCGGCAGGACCGCGGGCGGGTCCACGCCAACACACTCTGCGGTCAGACGGAGAACAGGCGTGTTGAGTCAATATTGACGTTGAAGAGAAAATaaggacaaaaaataataaCCTTCCCAATTTCTGGCATTTGGCTTTTCTGCTCTACGTAGTGaggaaaacattcaaaaaaCAAGAATATGAACATAGAATTTGATATTGTAACATGGCCTTGTTTCCACTGTTCTTACTTCCTCCTGAATTTGACCCAAGTGCGCTTTGTATGAggtgaaaaataattaaatataaaaacatggtGCAACAGGTGTAATCTACAGGAGAGCACAGCACTCACCAAAAGGCGATGATTGTCATCCTTACCACGTAAGAACAGCCTCTGTGTCTCATAGCAGTGACTCGCTAGCTCATAACTACCAGATCAGGTGCTCCACAACAGATTAAGTGCAGGGTGCCAGATGCCATACTGGAACTGTAAAGGTTTGTGATCCAGATTGCATGCCTCATCACCACAGAACCCACTTGGATGGATTTCTTTGTATCCAGGGAAGCATCTCGTACCGACAAATGTTAACAGTCGATTCAATAAGAATCGAGCACAGGTGAGTCACAGAGAGCTTCCATCACTGGTTCCCCGTACCTGTCCTGATGTGAGGGTCTATGCTGAAGGTGTCATTGGCCGGGTCGATGCTTCCCTTCTTGTAGTACTGTTGGCAGAGGGAGAGCGCGCTGCCGTTGTCACTGTAGACGTACGCGTAGCGCCCCACTGTGGTCTCTGGTAAGGTCAGGTACTTTGGAGAGGTGGACAGGAGGAGAGTTAACTTCCTTTTAAACTTCACCGATGGGCGGCGCCGTCAAAGACTTCCTCGGGGCTGACCTTCTTCACGGCGTAGAACAGGTGTTCGTAGACGTCCTCCTGCGTGTAAACAGCGAAGGAGTCGTAGGAGGACTCGTCGTAGTCTTTGAGGAAGAGGTGTTTGAAGGTCACCGTGTTCTCCTCCTTGAAGGTCACCACCACCTGGTTACTGAGGCCAAACAGCACCAactgaaacagagagagagacgccacaGTGAGgcataaaagaaagaaaaaaaaagaaaaaaaaacaggtgcacCGAGGCTCCTGATTCTGCGTTTTCAGTTTACTTACAGGTCCCACACAGGAAAGAAATAGACGGATATGGCTGTTCActgacaggtaaaaaaaaaaggacgcaTGCATACGCTATTGACCACAGGGAGAGTGCGGCCTCGCCCACTTCCACACAATTTGAAAGTGTATTTGAAAAAGTTGAATAATTTCACTGTTCACTGAGAAAATTGTTTACCTGTCAATACCGTTATGTTGCTTTCCTGTAATAACATTTTAAGTGATCATCACTAGATCTGCGCAGAAGTGCCCGTGTGATTTCTACTATATTTTAGCAGCTCTGGCAGccatatattttattacaatGACAAACTGATTATATCTTAGTTGGTTGATTGGTCCAATATTGACTAAAtatttatccatccatccatcttcaaaccacttatcctgcactcagggtcgcgggggggggggggttggagtcaATCCCTGGATCGATCGGTCgcaatcgcagggcaacacagagacaaacaaccattcacactcatcCATACGTCTaggggcaatttagagttcccagtcaacctgatccccagagcacgtctttggactgtgggaggaagccggaggacCCGGACAGAACCCGCGCAGAcgcggggagaacatgcagactccactcagaaaggccactgggtggagttgaacccaggaccttcttgctgtgaggcgacggTGCTAAGCACCCTACCCCCGTGCCGCCCTGAACATTTAAATTCACCTTTAAATTAAACAGGATTCAGACGTAACGCGGGACGCACCTGAGCTGTGACAATGATGATCTTGAGCAGCTGCAGGATCAGCTTGTAAGGCTTGCGGCCCTTGGCGTGGTATTTATCACACGGGCTCATGAAGAAGTATTTCAACTTCCTGCGAATGGCTTCCTCTTCCTGGCCAGCCCCGACCCAATGACCTGCCATCGCCGTGGGAAACCGGTGGTTGTGGTCACAACGGTCGGGCTCGCCGCCGCTGTCCGTGGAGCCGTAGTGGGTCACGGAGTTGGTCAGACTTTCTCgttctaaaagaaaaaacacataagGAACGTTTAGTTTTGCGGTATCTTCACTTTATCTcaaagatcaaataaaaaaagcgaGAACAATTGATCAGGACGGTTGAAAAAACACTTCAGGTTCATCTCAGGTTTTGTTTAGTTAACCTATTAGTTGTCAGTAATCGAGTGATTCAGTCAATCACTATCACTCGGAGCACATGATGCGTGACTGAAGTGAGCGGGTGTGTCACACGGCACTAAACAGTGTCACGGCCGTTTCAAATCAGATGTCCATGGCGAGCAGCGGGACGAGAGTCCCTAAGAACCGCCACGCATCCTCGAGGGTTATCCAACTACTCGGGGATGAATCCCACTCCCTTCACGCAGCTTCGACCTTGTTCACTCAGTGGTTCCGACTTCACATCACATTATCTCCCTGACGGCATCCCGTCTGCTTATTGTAATCCGGCCCTTCGGCTTCCACCTCCGTCGGACTCGTCTCCGTCTCAAAATATGTGCGGATTGACTCATTCTTTGCGGGGCGTTTGCTCAACGAGGGCACGCACGCGATTGGACCCCCGTTAACTCCGAAGCTACAAGAACCAATGGAAGCACAGGGTGGTTCGCCAAAGCACATGGCGCACGAATAACCACGGTTAGACGTTCCTACACCCGTGTTTAGGGCGTTAGCGGCttttagaagcacggctccccTTCTTATCAAATTGTCATTGTTGTTTGAGAACAGAAACCGTGGTCGACGTGCCACTGAGATTCGGGCGGCGAGTGGAAGAAGAGCATTTTCAACCAAAAAGTTAGAAATGGACTAGTTAGTGCTGTCATCCGTGTTGAATACGAATGATCGAAGGAGGCGTGAAGCAGGTCGCTGGGATGGTTGTGTCAAAGTTGACACGTCTCACAGCCCGCCTGACGGGACGTTTGGCATGTGCACAAAAATGTAGGTGTGAGGTGACACATGACAAACCCAACACATTGTTACCGTGGAAACCTCCGTTTAATCAAAAGACATTTTGATTAATAAGACAAGAcaatgtctaaatgtctgttatgcaccaaccgccaagtcaaattctaataaatttcaaataaaaaatagtttttttaagTTTCCTGATTTAAATCAAAACAATAGCACGTCCGTAGAAAGCAAATGATCGCATTCCAGTGCTACTTAAACGGAGGTAAATACAGATCTTGTGATGATTATCTTCCATACATGCACTAATATTAAGGCAGAAATGGCACTGCTACACTATTATGCGGTACTCTGAAAAGAAAACTGACCAGATttccctctttaaaaaaatgggATCTCTGTCTCAGTAAGACCACGTGATTAAATAAGGTTTAATTCCTAAAAACATTTGGAGCTGACTAAAAAGAGGAGAGTTTGCGGTTGAACCAAACGCCACATTGCAGCGAAGCCACAGATCAGTGAGGCGAACCGTGCATAATACCTGTCACATGCTTTCAGCTGGCCGGGTCAGGCTGCTCCAAAgagggtgaagaagaagaacgttTGTTACTTGGTTGCTTTTCTCAAATTTTGCATTCAGGAAATGACTAGTtgggggggacagagagggaacGTGCTCGATCAGAGTAACTGCTGGGCCGGGAAAGAGCCAAACTCAGCAGGCACCAGGAGCCAGCATAGCAGAGTTTTCGGGTGGGAAGGGGAAGTGAAACCCGGGGAGTAACCCACTGGTCTCAGTGTTAGCGAGCACCAATCGCTGACAAGAGGAAAGGTCAACAACACGTCATTAAGAAGAACTTGGCACTGGCACAAGTGCAATATAGgtcgtactttttttttttttttgccatggcACCGCAAATAAAACTTTAAACACCATAGAAACACATCCGAAGTGCTGTGAGCATTTACAGTACTGGAAGTGAAACTGTTGTTGTGCTTCACACCATTGTTCTATTAATGTAGCATGCACATATTCGATTGTACAAGAAGCTTTTCTCAGTGTGCATTATTAGACCAGATATCGATATTGATATCTGCAGAAAAAGAAGGAACAGGGGTTTACATTCTAAATGTTAGTAGTTGACTAAATGCAGACTTTGCATCGCTAACCAGCTGTGAAGAGAGGGTCAAAATGTGACGCAGCGGAGCCAAAGATTCCAGACGTTTAAACTTCTAGTCTACTCCAGACTCACATTCGTCGTTGAGAATGTGGGCCCGTGGTAGGGCCCGCGAGAGCCCTACCATAACGTGACAACTTTGACAACAAACTCCCTGCATCCAACAGGGATGGCGTGTCTCGGTGAAAGAATCCGACTTTACATCTCGTGCAGACAACAGGCTCGAGTGCACACGTATCATCGACCGTCACGGCAGATCTGACAAACAATGGTAGGATTAGTCCATTGTCCCTCGTCGAAGATTATAATCAAGCCGAGGAAATCTGCATAAACATCTGCCTCGCCCTGTTCATGGCGGCACGCGGAGTGCCGTCAGAATCACTAGACCGAGGTCCGTCTGTCACTCTGAATCCTTCCGTCAACGCCGTGGAAACTCGGCAGCAAGACGCCACCCGCAGCGTCCACTTAAACCCAAGTGACAGCCGTGGAGGCGTACTTCACCCAACCCGCATCAACAAGCTGCAGACCCAACCACGCGTGAGACGGGCTTATGAAACGATTATGGAACGATTATCATGCGTGAAGGAGTCGGGCTGTTTAGGTGTAgactcgggggtggggggggggggggtggtaatgGGAGGAGGTGGTGCAACATCTGGGTCTTAATACTGAAAGACCAATAATACCATCAGTTACTACAAGTACATCCCACCCTGTGTGGAATACTATTCCACATGAGCATTTATCTTAAGTCAACACATTCCATTTAAAAAGGGGGTATTCTGTTACCTGTGCAGGTAAAGGTAAAATGCAATACTTGAGTGTCTCCTGAAGAAAACAATATCTCTTATTGGTATTCTGTAGTGTCCTCTGGGCGTGGTAATCTAAAGGATGATCCGTGGTTGTGTTTCAGTTACATGTCCCTAACGAGAGAGGACGTTCTATGTGAAGACACGCCGCAAAGAGGATGACGGATAATCATGGAGTCATCTCAGTGAACACCTGATGTTGACTGGACGGGAAAAACACACATGATGAAAATAACCAGATAGCAAACACCCTAAGGGGACGTCGTTGTggtgaatgccccccccccccccccacaaccaccacaaaaacaacaacaacaacaacaattgagGCAAACGCAGCTCTAAAACTAGACTATAACCCGGAGAGCAGCAACGGAGCGAAGTGACTTAATAAAAAGCACAGGACGCTCGTTGGCCTGTAGCTCGTTTTAAAAGTGAAACGTCGGCTCTACGTTACCTGAGAAGTCCTCGTGTGGTGTCGCAGCCATGTCCTTTTTTATAAACAACAAGTCAATGACACAGCTCACGTTGAGAGTGGCCCGTGTTTTCACTCTACCGATAACAGCCTGGTGCTCTCAGGGCAGCGGGAGCACGACggctctcttcctgtctctgccGGTCATGTGACCGCCACCACGTGACCACACAGTTCCACCCACGGCTTTCAGCACGCCTCTGGTTCAACGTGGAAGCGTGGGTCAGGAGCGCGCGGGGTCAGGGTTTGTGCAAGCTGGGTCTCACCATGCAGCCGAACAAAGACTTTTAAACTTACATGTGGTTATTCCCCTTAAATGAATGCGATTGTCATTTTCAATGTGTATTATTTAGTAAACATCCGGATGCCAATTAAAAACGTGTAAGTTGTTTTTGTTATCAAAATAATAAACCATGAAAAAGCAACTTCCTCAAAGATGTGAGATAATctatttttgtttaattcaaGTGATGGGCTAGAAACATTATTTTCTAATACTAAAACATGTTGAATGCGGATGGCGTTCATCGTTGTGCTGGATCACAGTTGGGTCGGGTTGCTAAACCGTCcagtattacccgggacatcccgaattaagGGCAATTTTGATtcgacagctccagtcccgacttccaatcacagcctgctaagtcaatgacgcgcgaaaaactcccggttgttgtgaagttgtgcgcTGCCCATTGTGCAAGAACATCTGCTAGCCACCCAAACAAAGTTCGAAAAAGCACTTATTTGtaacttggggggggggaggctttgaTTTGCTCATGACGCAGACTTAGTCTGAATCAATATTTGCAGAGATCAGTGTACAAAGGGTACGTTCCCCTATCAGGACACAACACTCCACTAACGCGACACAACGACACAAATACAACTCTTCCCGGAGGTTCCTTCGGAGCACAGCTGTGCTTTTAAGTTTGTTCCCCTTCTTGGAGGAAGCCTGATCATTTTCTTTGAACAGGCAACAAAGCAGGAGCTGCAACATGACTTCATTCGGACGGTCGTTTCTCGTTCTGGCTTCATGCTACTTCTTTGCTGTCCATAGCAGGCCGAGAGGTAGGTTTGGTTACTTCAAATATGTCAACATCTGTTTTCTAAACAAGCTGTCGTGTCGTGGTTCACTACTTCCTTGGAATCATTAATCTTTCAAATCAAAAAAGTACCTTTATTAGAATTACATCAATGAATTAATCATtatttctcttccttttctatttctatggTTGTGTCCTTGTGAGACGGTCCGAACAAGAAATGGCAGCATGACAAAGGCCAATTTAAGCCAAACTAACATGTTTTTCCTCATCCAGAACTTGATATAAAGGTGATAGCAAAGTTATTTTGTTATTAGCGTcagatcacaaaaaaaaacactcacagcGCTGAAGGAGCTATTCTGAGGGGAGTTGACATGCGAGCTTCCACTTAAACCCATTAGATCCAGGTCGAATctaaggggagaggaggggagggcgtTTGCATGTTATATCCCCAATGTGCTGAGACTCGTGGAGTCACCACTTTTGTTAAGAATGTCACCTAAGTACCAAAGTACTTTGCTTTGTTTAGATAAATTCTAATGTGATTTGGGAGATCTGAGTTCATTCACTGAGTCCTTGTCGTACTTCGACATCTTTCAGCTTTCCACCTGCGCAACATGGACAGCTTCATCCGAGccgtggagaaggtggaggactCCAACCCCGGCCTGTCCCCCCTGGCTCTGGTCCGGGCCCTGCGGAGGACCGCCGGCCACGACGACGTGATGACCATCCATTATTTGGGCACCTCGAATAACCTCACTGATGCTGAGGTCTTGGAGACGGCCATCCTCAACGCCTCGTCCTTCAGCTTCTTCGACAAGGCCATCCACCACATCGTGACGGACTACGGAGAGGAACGGGGGGTGGTTCTGGCTCCAGACGGTACCACGGTGGCCCTGGCGCCCTTACTGCTGGGAATTGAATCGGGACTGAAAGCCCAAGCGGAGGGGACGCCACCCGAGGGGATCTTCTCTCTCACTTTGGGCAGGACGCTGGGCCTGTCCTTCCTCAGCCTCAAGGACTTCCCGCCGTCCTTTCGACTGGGGCCCAACGGGTGCTGGGACAGCGTGGACCACCCTAAGTTGTTCCAGCTGTCCAGGCCGGCCACACTGGCCACTGACGCCGTTATTAACGGGGGCATGGACGGAGCCGTACTGGGCGCGGACCTCGGCGGCCTGCCTGCGTCGGAGGAGCCGCCGGCCCTCAGCGGGGTTTTGAAAGGATACTACAGTTTTGTCCTCGGTGAGGGGCGGGGTCTCGACACTGTGACACGCCACGTCAGCGCCAGGCGAAGGGAGGCCTCCAGAGCCATTCTGGAGCCACTCAACCTTCACGCCCAGGTGATGGAGACGCTGGAATTGGTCTGGCGGTTGGAGAAGACGGAGTGGATCGCTTTCGACACCGGAGTGGCGGCGGCGGTGAGCAGCGGACTCGAGGAGTTTGAGCACAAGTACTGGGGTGAGCTACGAGATGAGGACAAAGAGTTAACTACGGTCAAAGTTTGGGCTATTTTCATTGTCGGTTAGttgctggatggatggataggtACAAACCCCCTTTTTCCGTAAAAATGTTGACCGACACGTGTTATGTGGATCTTTACATTTGTGAAAGGAGCATGTGGGTGTTTTCAAACTATGAGTTAATAGCACCAGTCTTTCTCAACTAAATACAGAAAATAGATGTATATATTTACACTCTAGACTCTAATCTTAGACCCCTGGTTCTGAGTCTTAAACATAAGCTCGTGGGCACGGTGTATAAACCTCT is part of the Pungitius pungitius chromosome 9, fPunPun2.1, whole genome shotgun sequence genome and harbors:
- the LOC119218370 gene encoding N-acetylmuramoyl-L-alanine amidase-like is translated as MTSFGRSFLVLASCYFFAVHSRPRAFHLRNMDSFIRAVEKVEDSNPGLSPLALVRALRRTAGHDDVMTIHYLGTSNNLTDAEVLETAILNASSFSFFDKAIHHIVTDYGEERGVVLAPDGTTVALAPLLLGIESGLKAQAEGTPPEGIFSLTLGRTLGLSFLSLKDFPPSFRLGPNGCWDSVDHPKLFQLSRPATLATDAVINGGMDGAVLGADLGGLPASEEPPALSGVLKGYYSFVLGEGRGLDTVTRHVSARRREASRAILEPLNLHAQVMETLELVWRLEKTEWIAFDTGVAAAVSSGLEEFEHKYWDCPQIIPRCQWRAKAHQGTPIPLSVPLQFLYVHHTYEPSSPCLSFPNCSRDMRAMQRLHQEDRGWDDIGYSFVVGSDGYVYEGRGWKHLGTHTRGHNAIGYGVSIIGNYTAALPSRHAADLLRRRLVRCAVGGGWLAANFTIRGHRQAANHTSCPGDALFSEIRGWEHFGE